From the genome of Ignavibacteria bacterium:
TAATTCAATTAAAAGTTAAAAGTGAAAAATGTTATTCTTCTGCATACCATCTGCGAAAACATCAGCAAGCATTTGCGAGAAATATTTTCGCGCAGATGGTACGCAGATTTTCTTCGCTGATGTATCGCTGATTGTTTTGGAAACTTCAATCGAAAAATAAAATCTCAACTACTCATATACTCAATATCTCAACTACTTTTCATTTATGAAAAAATCAAATTTACTTCTTATTATAGCATTTGTCGTTTTATTTGCAATCACGCTTTTGTACTTAATGCCGAGAGGAGAACGGGAAGCAACGTATTCGCTTGATAAAGTCAACATTAAATTCGATTCAGCAGCAATTACGAAAATTGAAATCAAACGTAACGAATCAGATAAATCTGTTTCTCTTGAACTCGTTGATTCAAAATGGAAAATTACATCACCGATAAATTATCTCGCGGATGCTTCTTCTGCACAAAGAATTATAGATGGCGCGGCGAAGTTTAAAATTTCATCTCTCATTTCGAATAATCCTGGAAAACAAAAACAATTTCAAGTTGATGATTCAAGCGGAACACAAGTAACCATTACAGAGAAAGGCGGAAAATCAACAACAATGATTCTCGGAAAAACCGGTGCAACATATTCAGAAATCTATGTTCGAATGCAAAAATCAATGGACGTGTATCTCGCAGAAGGATTTGATTCCTATTCGCTGAATAAGAATGTAAAAGATTGGCGCGACAGAACAATTTACAAAACAGAGCGCGATTCCATTAAAGTGATTACAATCTCATCTGTTGCCAAAGATGAAAAAAAGAAAACTTTAACTCCTGAAGAATTTACTATGGTGAAAGACAGTGCCAATTGGAAAATAGAAAACGATTCAGTTGATATGAATAACGTAAATTCCTTACTTGGTGCACTCTCAAATTTCCGATGCGATGATTTCGTAGACAGCAATATTACATTCTCTGAAATACTTGGTTCCGTAAAAGTAAAAAGCAATTCTCCTGCAGGAATCGAAGAAACCGCATTGATGTTTTATCCAATGGAAAATGATTCGATGAAATATTATGTTCGAACTTCATCATTATCTCAAGTATTTCAAGTATCAAAATGGACAGTGCAAAACCTGATAAAGAAAAGAAGTGATTTTCTTATAGAAGTAAAAAAGTAATAAACAGGTTTTCTCTAAAAAAAATACCTATTTAAAAATTTTATCATTGTTTCTTTGATAGGTTTCTACACTCGTTCCAACTGATACATCTCAGATAAATATTCTATCCACTGATTAGCAATTTTTTCCATCACCGTATTTGCTTTTAAACGCGATGATAGGTGCTTAAAATCAACATCATCCATACATTGGTCTTGATTGTAGCAACTGAAAATAAATTCTTCCTTTCCAGTTTTTTGGTCAATGTGCCGCTGTAAACATTGCGCGCATATTGCTTTCATCATACATTGCATAGGTGAATTAATGGAAGCGATACCGACGTGCTGTTCGTTCAAAAACGGTTTCAATATGGAATGACGAGCCGAAGTTACCGCCGCCATCATTTTATCCGAACCGATTGCTATGATACGTGTTGCATCGTGGAGCGGAATCATAATTTCACCGAGTTCGTTTTTTGCATAGGCAAGCATCGCTTGAACGATATTTCCTACAAATGATTTATCTTGTTTTCGATGTAGTGAAATCGGTTCGCCGCTATCAACGCTGTATACAACGACATCCGTGTACGCTTCAATTTCCTCTTGTTTGAATACATCTTCTTTCTTTTTATAACCAGCAAAATAAATTACCTTATTATTTTTTTCTTTCATTGCTTTTGCAATGGAAAACAACACGGCATTTCCTAAACCTCCTCCAAGTAAGAGCGCCGTTGTGTTTTCAGGAATTTCTGTTGGTGTTCCCGTTGGTCCCATTAAAACAATTCGTTGCCCGGGTTGTAACATTCCACACATTTTTGAACTTGCTCCCATTTCGAGAATAATCATACTCAGTAATCCTTTCTGTGTATCTACCCACGCGCCGGTAAGTGCAACTCCTTCCATCATCAATAACGTATCTTCAATTTTTTTTGCATCGCGCTCGTAATTCTGTAATCGAAAAAATTGCCCTGGCAGAAATTGTTTTGCCGCAATTGGTGCGTGAACAACTACTTCGATAATCGAAGAAGTCAAACGTTCAACTTTTACGACGTATGGTTTTAATGCGTTGTCAAGTGTTACTGCAAATGCTTTCCATTCGTTGTCGTTATTGCCATTCGAATGAAATTTATCAATATGTTCAAATAATGCAAGCACTTTTTTATATCCCGCTTTTGCAGAAGACATTGCTTTCACGATGTTTCCTTCGTATGCAGGATGATTATCGCCGTAAAACGTTACGTATTTTCCGTTTCGCTCGTACGATGTGAAAAATCCGATTTCTCCTTTTTTCGTTTGAAGGAGTTCCTGTTTTGCATTTTTAAAAACATCGAAACTTTGAAAAAATTCTCCCCATTCATCAAGTTGAAAAGTTCCGGGGTGTTCTCGTTCGTACATAATATTCGGTACGGTTCCAGCAGCGACAAATACGCTTTTAGCTTTAATGCGAACTGATTCATTGGTTGTTTTCCATTTTCCGTTTTCATTGTTCATTTTTTCAAAAATTAGTTCACTCACGGCACCGTACTCATCCTCAATTGCTTCAACAGGACTCATTTTTTCCACAAAGAAAATTCCTTCTTCGAGACCTTTAATTATTTCTTCGTGATTCAAACGATACGCAGGCGAATCGTTGATACTCTTTCTGTAATAAATATGCACTCCGCCAAATGCGCGAAGCAACGGAATAAAATTTGGTTGTTCACCGTTTTCACTTGCACGACACCGCTCATTTTCCAATGCATTTGCGTGAAGCAAAAATGTTTCTAGTATTTGTTTTTCTTCCTTATCAAAAAGTATATCAATGTTTTCTTTGCCGTA
Proteins encoded in this window:
- a CDS encoding DUF4340 domain-containing protein, with translation MKKSNLLLIIAFVVLFAITLLYLMPRGEREATYSLDKVNIKFDSAAITKIEIKRNESDKSVSLELVDSKWKITSPINYLADASSAQRIIDGAAKFKISSLISNNPGKQKQFQVDDSSGTQVTITEKGGKSTTMILGKTGATYSEIYVRMQKSMDVYLAEGFDSYSLNKNVKDWRDRTIYKTERDSIKVITISSVAKDEKKKTLTPEEFTMVKDSANWKIENDSVDMNNVNSLLGALSNFRCDDFVDSNITFSEILGSVKVKSNSPAGIEETALMFYPMENDSMKYYVRTSSLSQVFQVSKWTVQNLIKKRSDFLIEVKK